TAAAAGAGCTGTAAGTTGTTGGATTGCTTTAGATAATGTATATGAAAGTAATGGTTGTATGTGGTTTCTTCCGGTACCAGATCAACGCATATTAAAACATAACAATTTACCAAATGGAGGAGCTTTATATTGTGACACTGATACAACTAATGCGATACCTGCTCCTCTACAGGTTGGCGGATGTACTTTTCATGATGGTTTCACACTACATTATAGCAAAGGAAACACTACAAATAGTCAACGAAGAGCTTTAATACTAAATTTTAGACCAAAAGAAATGATAAGATTAGAACGGAACCAGGGAATAGACCATACTGGTGTAAGAAAGCAACGTTCATAAATAGCTTTTTATCTAAGCTAGATAATATCAATACTCCCCTTACCTTCTCTAAGCAATATCGGTTCTCCGCTGGTAAGATCAATAACTGTAGATGGTATATTATCCCCATATCCACCATCGATCACCATATCGACCAGATTATCCCATTTTTCTAATATCAATTCTGGGTCTGTGGTATATTCTATTACTTCATCTTCGTCGTATATCGAAGTAGATACAATAGGATTTCCTAATTCTTCTACGATAGTTGTGCAAATATTATTATCAGGAACACGAATACCAACCGTTTTTCTTTTTTTAAAAACCGTAGGCAAATTATTACTACCCGGAAGAATATAAGTATATGGCCCCGGAAGCGTTCTTTTTAATAATTTAAATGTTGTATTATCAATTTGCCTTACATAATCAGAAAGATTACTTAAATCTTTACATATAAACGAAAAGTTAGCTTTTGCTAGTTTTACACCTTTGATCTGTGCAATTCGTTCCAAAGCTCTATTATTTGTAATATCACACCCTAAGCCATATACCGTATCTGTAGGATAAATAACCAATCCTCCATTACGTAA
This region of Aquimarina spinulae genomic DNA includes:
- a CDS encoding L-threonylcarbamoyladenylate synthase, whose product is MAEFIKLYNENPNPREIQQVVNCLRNGGLVIYPTDTVYGLGCDITNNRALERIAQIKGVKLAKANFSFICKDLSNLSDYVRQIDNTTFKLLKRTLPGPYTYILPGSNNLPTVFKKRKTVGIRVPDNNICTTIVEELGNPIVSTSIYDEDEVIEYTTDPELILEKWDNLVDMVIDGGYGDNIPSTVIDLTSGEPILLREGKGSIDII